In Aspergillus nidulans FGSC A4 chromosome II, a single window of DNA contains:
- the cyp4 gene encoding peptidylprolyl isomerase cypA (transcript_id=CADANIAT00004898): MFARSLKSTITPPFSSFSSRPLSSVFNCSQSSFISFRGFHQSSAAMAPQVFFDVQYAPLGTGAPKTGRIIFNLFDDVVPKTAANFRELCKRPEKEGYKGSTFHRIIPNFMLQGGDFTRGNGTGGRSIYGDKFADENFKITHSRPGLLSMANAGPNTNGSQFFITTVVTSWLDGKHVVFGEVADEESYSVVKEIESLGSQSGAPRSNVKPTIVNCGEL, from the exons ATGTTCGCCCGAAGCCTCAAGTCGACAATAACCCCACctttctcgtccttctcttctcgtcccctctcctccgtcTTCAATTGCAGTCAATCCTCTTTCATCTCTTTCCGTGGCTTCCAccagtcttctgcagctaTGGCTCCTCAGGTTTTCTTCGACGTCCAGTACGCTCCTCTCGGCACCGGCG CGCCTAAGACCGGccgcatcatcttcaacctgTTTGACGACGTTGTCCCCAAGACCGCTGCAAACTTCCGGGAGCTGTGCAAGAGGCCTGAGAAGGAGGGCTACAAGGGCTCCACCTTCCACCGTATTATCCCTAACTTCATGCTCCAGGGTGGTGACTTCACTCGTGGCAAC GGTACTGGCGGTCGCTCCATCTACGGCGACAAGTTTGCCGATGAGAACTTCAAGATTACTCACAGCAGGCCTGGTCTCCTTTCCATGGCTAACGCTGGCCCCAACAC CAACGGCTCCCAGTTCTTCATCACCACCGTTGTGACCTCATGGCTCGATGGCAAGCACGTTGTCTTCGGTGAGGTTGCTGATGAGGAGTCCTACAGCGTTGTCAAGGAGATTGAGTCTCTCGGTAGCCAGTCCGGTGCTCCCCGCTCCAATGTCAAGCCTACCATTGTCAACTGCGGTGAGCTGTAA
- a CDS encoding putative DNA excision repair protein (Rad26L) (transcript_id=CADANIAT00004901) has protein sequence MVSTDDLDDLDTVTVCSFDDDTNSTPSEKDHDTTHAHPSPEPESIKPKVKIPSPSPSRSTLASTHRIKSSPPDQKIPVDHATDGKSSDNDSFNEGEAVYKEFKNRKSRKRKRTSTAVAKNKSSKAAAKDTFVGRVPRKKEVRGFRPTYLRDYKEEVLSDDDLMEDTLPDYLQKRRLQFDRRLEHLQDAGLKLPPSYDHVYFSDDEQLDYLRRKPAFSGIKPCAEYKDISLPCSLGVIPAPIAQWLRPYQVEGAAFLHQLFVYQKGGILGDDMGLGKTVQVIAFLTAAYGKTGDERDDKRMRKMRRSEGDLWYPRTLIICPGTLIENWKSEMSRWGWWHFDAYQGSNKDLVLHAAKSGRVEILITTYSTYLKNRDAVNMVDWDCVIADECHAIKERSSETTKAMNDINALCRIGLTGTAIQNRYEELWTLLNWTNPGRMGPVTTWKSHVSEPLKIGQSHDATVQQLRRARVTAKKLVENLLPQFFLRRMKTLIADQLPKKIDRVVFCPLTDTQAQAYERLLDSDIIHYIKTSTNKCDCGSGRKAGWCCHQYLPSGRRWQTYVFPAMQILQKLSNHLAILIPQSTDSFEKQEKDKEMLEIAVPDEWERLYRTRDSIINYADAEYCGKWKVLRKLLKWWHGNGDKVLVFSHSVRLLKMLQMLFNHTSYNVSYLDGSMTYETRAKVVDEFNSDPRQFVFLISTRAGGVGLNITSANKVVIVDPNWNPSHDLQAQDRAYRIGQTRNVEVFRLISAGTIEEIVYARQIYKQQQANIGYNASSERRYFKGVQEKKDQKGEIFGLQNIFEYQNDNIVLRDIVNKTNIAESKAGVQVMDIELELEEAGSEDGSWSRNPDDDDEAMSQLAARIRGETDDEVIFPHRQQSTTPSKHDPIQAILAGAGVEYTHLNNEVVGSSKVEEQLSRQAQLAEDDSLANLQVFCDSQDEVAGAVVAPTFQKNGRPVTFKYHPPEDVMKRQFCSMARRFGFPNATEFALVVESMTQAERRACLDRWYRERRQALLE, from the exons ATGGTCTCTACTGATGACTTGGACGACCTAGACACGGTCACAGTCTGCTCTTTTGACGACGATACCAATTCGACGCCTTCAGAGAAGGATCATGACACTACTCACGCGC ACCCCTCCCCCGAGCCTGAAAGTATCAAGCCGAAAGTGAAGATACCATCTCCTTCACCCTCCCGCTCCACGCTTGCATCAACGCACCGCATCAAGTCGTCCCCTCCTGATCAAAAGATTCCAGTAGACCACGCTACCGACGGAAAAAGCAGCGACAATGACTCCTTCAACGAAGGGGAAGCTGTCTATAAAGAGTTTAAGAATCGCAAATCCCGGAAACGAAAGCGAACCTCGACAGCTGTAGCAAAGAACAAATCAAGCAAAGCCGCAGCAAAAGACACATTCGTTGGCCGAgtaccgaggaagaaggaagtcAGAGGGTTTCGGCCTACATATCTTCGTGATtacaaagaagaagtgttATCTGATGATGACTTGATGGAGGATACCCTTCCTGACTACCTACAGAAGCGTCGGCTTCAATTTGACCGGCGGCTGGAGCATCTACAGGACGCTGGTCTGAAACTACCTCCAAGCTATGACCATGTCTACTTCTCTGATGATGAGCAGCTAGACTACCTTCGTAGGAAACCAGCGTTCTCTGGCATCAAGCCTTGCGCTGAATATAAAGATATCAGCCTACCCTGTTCCCTGGGAGTAATTCCAGCGCCCATTGCCCAGTGGCTTCGTCCTTATCAGGTGGAAGGTGCTGCATTTTTGCATCAGCTGTTTGTTTACCAGAAAGGGGGTATCCTTGGAGACGATATGGGTTTGGGGAAGACAGTTCAGGTGATTGCCTTCCTCACTGCGGCGTACGGGAAGACAGGAGACGAAAGAGACGAcaagaggatgagaaagatGCGAAGGAGTGAAGGAGATTTGTGGTATCCGCGGACGCTCATTATCTGCCCTGGGACTTTGATTGAAAACTGGAAGTCAGAAATGTCCCGTTGGGGATGGTGGCATTTCGATGCCTATCAAGGGAGCAATAAGGACCTAGTTCTTCACGCTGCAAAATCCGGACGCGTTGAAATATTAATTACAACATACAGCACATACCTGAAGAATAGGGATGCTGTGAACATGGTTGACTGGGATTGTGTCATTGCAGATGAATGCCATGCCATCAAGGAGAGAAGCTCAGAGACCACAAAGGCGATGAATGACATCAATGCACTGTGCCGTATTGGCTTGACCGGCACCGCCATTCAAAATAGGTACGAGGAGCTCTGGACCTTGTTAAACTGGACGAACCCGGGTAGAATGGGTCCTGTGACGACGTGGAAGAGTCACGTCTCTGAGCCGTTGAAGATCGGTCAGTCGCATGATGCTACAGTACAGCAACTAAGACGAGCCCGTGTGACAGCCAAAAAACTCGTGGAgaatcttcttcctcagttTTTCCTCCGGCGGATGAAGACGTTGATTGCCGACCAGCTTCCGAAGAAAATCGATCGCGTCGTTTTTTGTCCTCTTACCGATACCCAAGCACAAGCATATGAGAGACTTTTAGACAGTGATATCATCCATTACATTAAGACCTCGACCAATAAATGCGACTGTGGTTCCGGGAGGAAGGCCGGGTGGTGCTGCCATCAATATTTACCCTCAGGCAGGCGTTGGCAAACTTACGTGTTTCCAGCTATGCAAatcctgcagaagctgagcaaTCATCTTGCTATCCTCATTCCACAGAGCACGGACTCGTTTGAGAAGCAggaaaaggacaaggagatgctggagattGCGGTGCCTGATGAGTGGGAGAGGCTATATCGCACGAGAGATTCAATAATCAACtatgctgatgctgaataTTGCGGTAAGTGGAAAGTCCTCAGGAAACTTCTGAAATGGTGGCACGGGAATGGGGACAAGGTTCTTGTGTTTTCGCACAGTGTCCGCCTCCTGAAGATGTTACAGATGCTTTTCAACCATACAAGCTACAACGTCAGTTACCTGGATGGATCGATGACCTATGAAACCCGGGCCAAGGTTGTCGACGAGTTCAACTCCGATCCGCGACAATTCGTGTTTTTGATCTCCACACGGGCTGGCGGAGTTGGGCTGAATATCACATCAGCAAACAAGGTCGTAATCGTTGATCCTAACTGGAATCCGTCCCACGATCTCCAAGCCCAGGATCGGGCGTATCGAATAGGCCAGACACGCAATGTAGAGGTCTTTCGCCTCATATCCGCCGGTACTATTGAAGAGATTGTCTATGCCCGGCAGATCTATAAGCAACAACAAGCGAACATTGGATACAACGCCAGCTCCGAGCGACGCTACTTCAAGGGCGtgcaagaaaagaaagaccaGAAAGGTGAGATTTTTGGCCTCCAGAACATTTTCGAATACCAAAACGACAACATTGTGCTGCGtgatatcgtcaacaagaccAATATCGCCGAAAGTAAAGCCGGCGTACAGGTCATGGATATCgaactggaactggaagaagcgggcTCCGAGGACGGTTCCTGGAGTAGAAAtccagacgacgatgatgaagccatGAGCCAACTTGCCGCCAGAATCCGAGGCGAAACAGACGACGAAGTTATTTTTCCCCACCGGCAACAATCCACAACTCCATCCAAACACGACCCAATCCAAGCTATCCTCGCCGGCGCAGGCGTCGAATATACACATCTAAACAACGAAGTTGTCGGCTCTTCTAAAGTCGAGGAACAACTAAGCCGCCAAGCTCAGCTAGCTGAGGATGACAGCCTGGCCAACCTCCAAGTCTTCTGCGACTCGCAAGATGAGGTCGCCGGTGCGGTTGTAGCTCCGACATTCCAGAAAAACGGCCGACCGGTGACATTTAAGTACCATCCCCCGGAAGACGTGATGAAGCGCCAGTTCTGTAGCATGGCGAGACGGTTTGGGTTCCCGAATGCGACGGAATTTGCGCTTGTTGTTGAGAGCATGACGCAGGCTGAGAGGAGGGCTTGTCTTGATCGATGGTATCGCGAGAGGAGGCAGGCACTCCTTGAGTAA
- a CDS encoding exosome non-catalytic core subunit SKI6 (transcript_id=CADANIAT00004900) has protein sequence MPLDTSTTYPLTKLRLDGRRWNELRLLQAQISTNPASSGSSYLAMGNTTILCSVHGPAEGRRGDATGGSAGSSGAVVEVDVNIAGFASVDRKRRAGGSDRQSGRIASTLRSAFQSHLHTYLYPHSTISIHVSVLSSDGSVLAAAVNACTLALVDAGIPMPGLLCGCTAGMSGSASTPRDPMNDTLDPLLDVSLPEEQELPFLTVATTSAPAVMTDGDEDDMKVSMLTMDSKVHYSYIETMLAVGVDGCKQVREILDSVIKGSSRR, from the exons ATGCCTCTCGATACCTCTACAACATACCCTCTCACGAAACTGCGTCTTGACGGTCGGCGATGGAACGAGCTTCGGCTACTTCAAGCACAAATATCCACGAACCCGGCTAGCTCAGGGTCATCCTATTTGGCAATGGGAAATACAACCATCCTATGCTCAGTACACGGCCCTGCAGAAGGGCGTCGAGGCGATGCGACCGGTGGCTCTGCGGGTTCTTCAGGAGCAGTGGTGGAAGTCGATGTGAACATCGCAGGGTTTGCGAGCGTCGACCGGAAGCGACGAGCAGGCGGGAGTGATAG ACAATCCGGCCGCATTGCGTCAACATTGCGTTCCGCTTTCCAATCGCACCTTCACACATATCTGTACCCACATAGTACAATCAGCATTCACGTCTCTGTTTTGTCGTCGGACGGCTCGgttctcgccgccgcagtCAATGCCTGCACGCTGGCACTGGTGGACGCCGGGATACCGATGCCCGGGTTGCTGTGCGGATGTACAGCAGGGATGAGTGGCAGTGCCTCGACGCCAAGAGATCCGATGAACGACACCCTGGACCCTTTGTTGGATGTCTCCTTACcggaagagcaagagctcCCATTCCTTACTGTTGCAACGACCTCGGCTCCTGCCGTTATGACagatggcgatgaagatgacatgAAAGTCTCGATGCTGACAATGGATTCAAAAGTGCATTACAGTTATATCGAGACGATGCTGGCTGTAGGCGTGGATGGGTGTAAGCAGGTCCGTGAAATCCTCGACAGTGTGATCAAAGGATCGAGCCGGAGGTGA
- a CDS encoding GIG1 family protein (transcript_id=CADANIAT00004904), which produces MSNTITIMTAGAEHPRELSASLRTSRGSIPYWNVNVPKSQWTVECPSFLQNQSEKNIGILSTPDEQYQRQGWELVRKIVETNRIDLFQRLPSDLRRYLQFKEQIVAKYGSIMRFVVKERLGWGEGTAEDLKPKGHPFEYEEDMRILHNDWPYGLEEGIVHLVVWTKFALEDDLATDDLTPRARQEIDDFVKRTFCSRMPPDQVVWFKNWRSLKSVHAVEHFHVILLNPDPAFVDEITGADVPWTINGR; this is translated from the exons ATGTCCAACACCATCACTATCATGACTGCGGGGGCGGAACACCCTAGGGAACTGAGCGCCTCTCTACGGACCTCGAGGGGCAGCATTCCTTACTGGAACGTCAATGTCCCAAAATCTCAGTGGACGGTAGAATGTCCTAGTTTCTTACAGAATCAGTCCGAGAAGAATATCGGCATTCTCTCAACCCCAGACGAGCAATATCAGAGACAAGGATGGGAACTGGTACGGAAAATAGTCG AAACCAACCGTATTGATCTCTTCCAACGCCTGCCCAGTGACTTGAGGAGATATCTACAATTCAAGGAGCAGATCGTAGCTAAGTATGGCTCTATAATGCGATTCGTGGTTAAGGAGCGGCTCGGCTGGGGAGAGGGAACTGCCGAAGACCTGAAGCCTAAGGGTCACCCGTTCGAGTACGAAG AGGATATGCGGATTTTACACAACGACTGGCCATACGGATTGGAAGAAGGCATAGTTCACCTAGTAGTATGGACCAAATTTGCGCTGGAAGACGACCTGGCGACAGACGATTTGACGCCACGCGCAAGGCAAGAGATTGATGACTTTGTGAAACGGACGTTCTGCTCAAGGATGCCACCGGATCAG GTTGTCTGGTTCAAGAACTGGAGGTCGCTCAAGTCAGTGCATGCTGTCGAACACTTTCATGTCATACTGCTTAACCCAGATCCAGCATTTGTCGACGAAATCACAGGCGCAGATGTGCCCTGGACAATAAATGGTCGCTGA
- a CDS encoding protein spaA (transcript_id=CADANIAT00004897) translates to MSPVSVDGSDWSGLNQYQKSDAPFSPTFSTRSNLATPPTSGIPAPPNSAGLPNGSSQLSDSGNPSPPNSIAARSSDGTLGDQRSRRQRQVEEILAQHYSALRRFLYTSYRDERSNRKSSKAQDKLLRLSPTQFHELSTDVYDELLRRQQAMPSPNRPPRPEVPPFLPPRSDFHEKRNQARQKLASLQHQRFRDLASDVFNELERRFPQFPTRESRRASPAPSLRGRPPPNGVGPGGYPPPPNSRRSQSRGPPRMGRGYPSGGPPGSPMYPPRKMSLSGAGMNGEGPMAKSFQSNTIVPNKSTMVEDDDDAAGTEDDYDSRSDAFALDSFIRSRRGTGTTIGDGERKLLAETQSQVSTLQEKVSKLEELLKTKDEEIDKYQHDRQEVGKLEELLRAKEEELAKYQEDQDKSQISNAERQEWDEIKSELENKIHKAEDLNNSLQLELEKVRAEHEVMERDLQAQLSGTSRHEGEDAELQAQFADLEIRHQKLQAELQEQRQVTEEVRREAAGFLMEMRELSEQSHSRLEHEERLSEEVHRLEDELVTWKGRYAKAKAQLRHLRASSAGIPELRSDVNTVAKDNEFLHDDGLIKDVHVTKFQLSIDELLRVARSDDHRHVMQQINAVVISVRHLLQDVQLSKSSDSAERAKATRKVSATANNLITASKNFASSNGLSPISLLDAAASHMSTAVIELIRMVKIRPTPADELNDDDEEQFMQMKSPDYFSVAPSQSRLSNGSIYSAMSPPPESEHVPNGLKNGYSVEQENHELQELRFYVEDQADGLVQSIQSLVASIRGEESMTTIRTHVSAIASIVTNVSSSTEHLISRPETAPALRQRAGASIETLEYQRSRLVSAAAEGEGATDAGQLCVFTNQLPPIAFEIARETKDLVQRLDSTDHGDAEDDDFR, encoded by the exons ATGTCGCCCGTCTCCGTAGACGGAAGTGACTGGTCAGGGCTTAATCAGTACCAGAAGTCGGATGCGCCTTTTTCGCCAACCTTCTCGACTCGCAGCAATTTGGCGACGCCTCCTACCTCTGGGATACCGGCGCCTCCCAACAGTGCCGGCCTGCCAAATGGCTCATCGCAATTGAGCGATTCGGGCAACCCATCTCCGCCCAACTCCATTGCTGCGAGATCTAGCGATGGCACATTGGGCGATCAGCGTAGCAGGCGACAGCGACAGGTGGAGGAGATCCTGGCGCAGCATTATTCCGCATTAAGAAGGTTTCTATATACGAGTTATCGGGACGAGCGGTCGAACAGAAAGTCAAGCAAAGCGCAGGACAAACTGCTACGGCTCTCGCCAACACAGTTTCATGAACTCAGCACTGATGTTTATGACGAGCTACTCCGGCGGCAGCAGGCTATGCCGTCTCCTAATCGACCACCTCGCCCCGAAGTTCCACCTTTTCTCCCGCCGCGAAGCGATTTCCACGAAAAGCGCAATCAAGCGCGCCAGAAGCTTGCCTCGCTGCAGCATCAACGCTTTAGGGATCTCGCTTCCGATGTCTTTAATGAACTAGAACGGCGTTTTCCCCAATTCCCTACGAGGGAATCTCGCCGAGCTAGTCCTGCGCCCAGCCTTCGGGGCCGCCCTCCGCCCAATGGGGTTGGCCCTGGAGGTTACCCTCCACCGCCGAATAGTCGACGTTCCCAATCGCGAGGGCCGCCTCGAATGGGAAGGGGCTATCCTTCTGGTGGGCCTCCTGGAAGTCCGATGTATCCTCCTCGGAAAATGTCTCTCAGCGGAGCGGGTATGAATGGTGAGGGACCAATGGCCAAATCCTTCCAGAGCAATACTATTGTTCCCAACAAGAGCACCAtggtggaagatgatgatgatgcggctGGCACAGAAGACGATTACGACTCGAGAAGTGACGCCTTTGCTCTGGATTCATTTATACGGAGTAGGCGCGGGACTGGAACAACAATTGGtgatggagaaagaaagcTGCTGGCAGAAACGCAATCACAAGTGTCAACGCTGCAGGAGAAGGTCAGCAAGCTGGAAGAGTTACTCAAAACaaaggacgaagaaatcgacAAGTATCAGCATGACCGGCAGGAAGTGGGCAAGTTGGAGGAGTTGCTCAGAGCAAAAGAGGAGGAACTCGCAAAATACCAGGAAGATCAGGATAAGTCACAG ATAAGCAATGCCGAGCGACAAGAGTGGGATGAAATCAAATCCGAGCTTGAGAATAAAATAcacaaagcagaagacctAAACAATTCTTtgcagcttgagcttgagaaggtTCGGGCAGAACATGAGGTCATGGAAAGGGATCTTCAAGCCCAGCTTTCAGGGACATCGAGGCACGAAGGCGAGGACGCCGAGCTGCAGGCTCAATTTGCTGACCTCGAGATCAGACACCAGAAGTTGCAAGCTGAGCTACAGGAGCAACGCCAGGTGACAGAAGAAGTTCGACGGGAGGCTGCTGGCTTtttgatggagatgagagAGCTGTCGGAACAGAGCCACTCAAGGTTGGAGCATGAAGAGCGATTATCAGAAGAGGTCCACAGATTGGAAGACGAATTGGTTACCTGGAAGGGCCGATATGCCAAAGCCAAGGCACAACTGCGGCACCTTCGTGCATCCTCTGCTGGCATCCCAGAACTACGTTCCGATGTTAATACCGTCGCGAAAGACAACGAATTCCTGCACGATGATGGCCTCATCAAAGACGTCCATGTCACGAAGTTCCAACTTTCCATTGACGAGCTCCTTCGCGTCGCAAGATCCGACGATCATCGCCATGTTATGCAGCAGATCAATGCCGTTGTGATCTCTGTTCGCCATCTCTTACAAGATGTCCAACTTTCCAAATCCTCTGATTCAGCTGAACGTGCTAAAGCTACACGCAAAGTCTCTGCAACTGCGAATAATCTAATCACAGCCTCCAAAAATTTTGCCAGTTCGAATGGTCTATCTCCCATCTCTCTCCTGGATGCTGCAGCTTCACACATGTCTACTGCTGTTATCGAGCTGATTCGTATGGTGAAGATTCGGCCGACTCCGGCTGACGAATTgaatgacgatgacgaggagcagTTCATGCAGATGAAATCACCCGACTACTTCAGTGTGGCTCCTAGCCAGAGCAGGTTGAGCAATGGATCTATCTATAGTGCCATGAGCCCCCCTCCTGAGTCAGAGCATGTCCCCAACGGCTTGAAAAATGGTTATTCCGTGGAACAAGAAAACCACGAACTTCAGGAGCTCAGG TTTTACGTGGAGGATCAAGCCGACGGGCTAGTCCAGTCAATTCAATCTCTGGTTGCAAGCATCCGTGGAGAGGAGAGCATGACCACAATTCGCACCCATGTCTCGGCTATCGCTTCAATAGTCACGAATGTGTCCTCATCTACAGAACACCTTATCAGCAGGCCGGAGACAGCTCCGGCTCTTCGGCAACGTGCCGGCGCTAGCATTGAAACTCTTGAATACCAAAGGAGCCGTCTTGTcagtgctgctgctgagggcgagggtgCAACTGATGCTGGACAGCTTTGCGTTTTCACGAACCAGCTACCACCTATTGCCTTTGAAATTGCGCGCGAGACCAAGGATCTGGTTCAGCGGCTGGACTCGACTGATCATGGCGAcgccgaggacgatgactTCCGATAG
- a CDS encoding high-affinity Cu transporter CTR3 (transcript_id=CADANIAT00004899) — translation MDMDMGGMDMGSSDSGAQCVISMLWNWNTIDSCFLARSWHIRSRGMFAGSCIGVICLVIVLEFLRRIAREYDAFIIHRAQMRAQYLVPSAQTQPGAATPSPASESDSAIGIGNNGAGAHKTPANTSTAPAAASGPGSAAPFRVRPSLIEQFIRALLHMLQFAVAYFVMLLAMYFNGYIIICIFIGAFLGSFIFSWEYIGGGIKENDATAVTKCCG, via the exons atggacatggacatgGGAGGAATGGATATGGGGAGCAGCGATAGCGGAGCCCAGTGTGTCATCTCG ATGCTGTGGAACTGGAATACCATCGATTCTT GCTTCCTTGCCCGCAGCTGGCACATTCGCTCGCGCGGCATGTTCGCAGGCTCTTGCATTGGCGTCATCTGCCTCGTCATAGTCCTCGAGTTTCTGCGCCGCATCGCCCGCGAATACGACGCCTTCATCATCCACCGCGCCCAGATGCGTGCTCAATACCTTGTACCCTCCGCGCAAACCCAACCTGGTGCAGCCACCCCATCACCAGCCTCGGAATCTGACAGCGCAATTGGCATTGGCAATAACGGAGCCGGGGCCCATAAGACTCCTGCCAACACCTCGAcggcaccagcagcagcctctggGCCCGGTTCAGCAGCACCCTTCCGCGTCCGTCCAAGCCTTATTGAACAGTTTATCCGTGCGCTGCTGCATATGTTGCAGTTTGCGGTCGCGTACTTTGTGATGTTGCTGGCAATGTACTTCAACGGGTACATTATTATTTGTATCTTCATCGGAGCCTTCCTGGGCTCGTTCATCTTCTCGTGGGAGTACATTGGGGGTGGAATTAAGGA GAACGACGCAACGGCTGTTACGAAATGCTGCGGTTGA
- a CDS encoding uncharacterized protein (transcript_id=CADANIAT00004903), with product MTNPAAGKEAETKLQTLWPVHCVQKTPGADIIPELDVTKIDLFVTKGMHPRVEMYSAFADAFGNQDPAIVSVNADLRSFLHDRGVTDVFVVGVAGDFCVKYTALDAAKAGFRSHVVQDATECVVPGSGWEETARELASAGVSIVRSDGPEIVGLA from the coding sequence ATGACCAATCCAGCTGCGGGGAAAGAGGCGGAGACCAAACTACAGACGCTTTGGCCTGTACACTGTGTCCAAAAAACTCCCGGGGCCGACATTATTCCCGAACTCGATGTTACTAAGATTGACTTATTCGTGACAAAGGGTATGCATCCGCGCGTTGAAATGTATTCAGCTTTCGCAGATGCCTTCGGAAACCAAGACCCCGCAATAGTGTCTGTAAATGCGGATCTACGATCTTTTCTACATGACAGGGGTGTCACGGATGTTTTTGTCGTTGGAGTGGCGGGGGATTTCTGCGTCAAGTACACGGCCTTAGATGCCGCGAAAGCAGGCTTTAGGAGCCATGTTGTGCAGGACGCTACCGAATGTGTGGTACCAGGGTCCGGATGGGAGGAAACCGCACGCGAACTAGCTTCAGCTGGCGTGTCAATTGTTCGATCTGACGGCCCTGAAATTGTTGGTCTTGCCTGA
- the ssuA gene encoding RNA polymerase II subunit A C-terminal domain phosphatase (transcript_id=CADANIAT00004902), producing MAYDPRLAGAGTAAQETPAPPSPTEAAVTTATAPSDSTSSSTEKTDSYKLRFCTVCASNQNRSMEAHLRLSTAASPFPVISFGTGSLVRLPGPSITQPNVYNFNSTSYSQMYDELLSKDERLYRNNGILNMLDRNRNVKWGPERFQDWGGVVDVIITCEERCWDAVVDDLLNKGSTLNRPVHVFNVDIKDNHEEALVGGKAILELATRLNEVATQEQKALGSGGWENGTGEARRSFDEKVPEVLGAWQEKWPNLPALWTLAWL from the exons ATGGCCTACGACCCGCGATTAGCGGGAGCAGGAACTGCGGCCCAGGAAACCCCGGCACCTCCTTCGCCTACAGAGGCAGCTGTAACGACAGCTACTGCTCCAAGTGATAGCACTTCAAGCTCAACAGAGAAGACAGATTCATACAAGCTGCGCTTCTGCACTGTATGTGCATCAAACCAGAACCGCTCGATGGAGGCTCACCTGCGTCTATCCACCGCAGCGTCGCCATTCCCAGTAATTTCTTTTGGCACGGGTTCTCTAGTCCGCCTCCCAGGCCCCTCCATCACCCAACCTAATGTTTATAATTTCAACTCAACCTCCTACTCCCAAATGTACGATGAGCTCCTTTCCAAAGACGAGCGCCTGTACCGCAATAACGGCATCCTAAACATGCTCGACCGCAACCGCAACGTCAAGTGGGGCCCTGAGCGCTTCCAGGACTGG GGAGGCGTAGTAGACGTCATCATCACCTGCGAGGAGCGCTGCTGGGATGCTGTCGTCGACGATCTTTTGAACAAGGGCTCCACGCTCAACCGGCCTGTGCACGTGTTCAATGTGGATATCAAGGATAATCACGAAGAGGCTCTTGTAGGCGGGAAGGCCATTTTGGAACTAGCTACGCGGCTGAACGAAGTCGCCACCCAGGAACAAAAGGCTCTGGGCTCAGGTGGATGGGAGAATGGGACGGGTGAAGCTCGGAGGAGCTTTGATGAGAAGGTTCCAGAGGTGCTTGGAGCATGGCAGGAGAAATGGCCTAATCTGCCGGCATTATGGACTTTGGCTTGGTTGTAG